The proteins below are encoded in one region of Ostrea edulis chromosome 3, xbOstEdul1.1, whole genome shotgun sequence:
- the LOC130052888 gene encoding uncharacterized protein LOC130052888 isoform X2 gives MYMTLTSLNTGTDAGSSACCDNYEKDENGECNSCVPGYFGDFCKTPCPLGSFGKDCGGLCSLTCVPEDCDHVKGCLSTNTASVTASDASVFTTVPQHQILNISTSPPYLTHVSSTTNITNHYTVLPSTKPPIAVSNPENGQFNSNYLIVGVGGFISVLLLVMIIQKCLKSKSAQRNISKRKVEDYNAPVDSIVKSRDTDKKKYGGLYHYGNKDHFYQQMESDYQEIDQCLEMANMTPGGRKPPGTEESSLSSEPNDSYLSPIAGSDTYVEPVTQEAYIEPQNLQPYLDSHKIPKGRENSSNERFHSYIEVVELGEMNPTETISHTNPDNAPRLSSSYDDVMWECPAVCHEMDDEKDNSYLDAVFS, from the exons CTTGCGTACCTGGATATTTTGGAGACTTTTGTAAAACACCTTGTCCTCTTGGTTCATTTGGAAAGGACTGTGGAGGATTGTGTTCTCTTACGTGTGTCCCAGAAGATTGTGACCATGTTAAAGGTTGTCTGTCTACAAATACTGCCTCAGTCACAGCTTCAG aTGCGTCAGTTTTTACAACAGTTCCACAGCATCAGATTTTGAATATCTCAACATCACCGCCATATTTAACACATGTTTCATCCACCACCAATATAACCAATCACTATACAGTGTTGCCTTCAACAAAACCGCCTATAGCCGTTAGTAATCCCGAAAACGGACAGTTCAATTCCAATTATTTGATTGTTGGTGTGGGAGGGTTTATATCCGTTCTTCTACTTGTTATGATCATACAGAAGTGTTTGAAATCAAAATCGGCACAGCGAAACATTTCCAAAAGAAAAGTAGAAGATTACAATGCACCCGTTGATTCTATTGTTAAATCACGTGACACCGACaaaaagaaatatggcggacttTATCACTACGGAAACAAAGACCACTTTTATCAACAAATGGAGTCTGATTACCAGGAAATCGATCAATGTCTAGAAATGGCAAATATGACTCCAGGGGGACGAAAACCACCTGGTACAGAAGAATCCAGTTTGTCATCTGAACCTAACGACTCTTATTTATCACCAATAGCCGGAAGTGACACGTATGTTGAACCAGTGACACAAGAAGCGTATATCGAACCACAGAACTTACAACCGTACTTAGATTCTCATAAAATACCTAAGGGAAGAGAAAATAGCAGTAATGAACGATTTCATTCTTACATAGAAGTGGTAGAATTAGGTGAAATGAACCCAACAGAAACTATAAGCCATACAAATCCTGATAACGCGCCTCGACTCTCATCGTCATATGATGATGTCATGTGGGAGTGTCCGGCCGTTTGTCATGAAATGGATGACGAAAAAGACAACTCTTATCTTGATGCTGTCTTCTCATGA